A single region of the Stenotrophomonas sp. Marseille-Q4652 genome encodes:
- the nagA gene encoding N-acetylglucosamine-6-phosphate deacetylase, with the protein MNIALRNGRVLAGEDFRDDLAVLVEGGHISALLPDSHPQVAAAGQQVDLEGGWLLPGFIDAQVNGGGGVLFNNQPEVEALRAIGRAHRRFGTTAWLPTLISDDVEVMRAAIAATRQAIAEGVPGVIGIHLEGPYIAPARKGTHDAGKFRVPDADEVALVSSLDNGVTLLTLAPERVPAATVRKLVQAGVIVAAGHTAGSYEEIRAGLAAGITGFTHLYNAMGQLQGREPGVVGAALEDRDSWCGIIADGVHVHPASLRVALAAKPRGKVFLVTDAMPSVGADDPSYTLYGETITAIDGVVRNAAGALAGSALDMATAVRNAVQLLGLPLAEAARMASTYPARFLRVDDWLGHIAEGYRADFVLLDAQLQVQATWIGGDRE; encoded by the coding sequence ATGAACATCGCACTGCGTAACGGCCGCGTCCTGGCCGGGGAAGATTTCCGCGACGACCTCGCGGTGCTGGTCGAGGGCGGGCACATCAGCGCGCTGCTGCCCGACAGCCATCCGCAGGTGGCCGCTGCAGGCCAGCAGGTTGACCTGGAGGGTGGCTGGCTGCTGCCCGGTTTCATCGACGCCCAGGTCAACGGTGGCGGTGGCGTGCTGTTCAACAACCAGCCCGAGGTGGAGGCACTGCGGGCCATCGGTCGGGCGCATCGTCGCTTCGGTACCACCGCGTGGCTGCCGACGCTGATCAGCGACGACGTCGAGGTGATGCGCGCGGCGATCGCGGCCACGCGCCAGGCCATTGCCGAGGGCGTGCCCGGGGTGATCGGCATCCACCTCGAAGGCCCGTACATCGCGCCGGCGCGCAAGGGCACGCATGACGCCGGCAAGTTCCGCGTCCCCGATGCGGACGAGGTCGCGCTGGTGTCCTCGCTCGACAACGGCGTGACCCTGCTCACGCTGGCCCCGGAACGCGTGCCGGCCGCGACCGTGCGCAAACTGGTGCAGGCCGGGGTGATCGTGGCCGCTGGCCACACCGCCGGCAGCTACGAGGAGATCCGCGCCGGACTTGCCGCCGGCATCACCGGCTTCACCCACCTGTACAACGCGATGGGCCAGCTGCAGGGGCGCGAGCCCGGCGTGGTGGGCGCCGCGCTGGAGGATCGCGACAGCTGGTGCGGCATCATCGCCGATGGCGTCCATGTGCATCCGGCCAGCCTGCGCGTGGCGCTGGCGGCCAAGCCGCGCGGCAAGGTGTTCCTGGTCACCGATGCGATGCCGTCGGTCGGCGCCGACGATCCGAGCTACACGCTGTATGGCGAAACCATTACCGCCATCGACGGCGTGGTGCGCAATGCCGCCGGCGCGCTGGCCGGCTCGGCGCTGGACATGGCCACCGCAGTACGCAACGCGGTGCAGCTGCTCGGATTGCCGCTGGCCGAGGCCGCACGCATGGCCTCGACCTACCCGGCCCGCTTCCTGCGTGTGGACGACTGGCTCGGCCATATCGCCGAAGGCTACCGCGCCGACTTCGTGCTGCTCGACGCGCAACTGCAGGTGCAGGCGACCTGGATCGGCGGCGATCGGGAGTAA
- a CDS encoding SIS domain-containing protein produces MPLPRETETLMHAEAAQAADVVAAQFVRNRATVAALAGTLRSAPPPFVVTCARGSSDHAATYAKYLFETQLGIVTASASPSVGSVYEVPQKLRGALYLAISQSGASPDLLRNAEAARAAGARVVALVNVEDSPLAQLAETVIPLGAGPERSVAATKSYIASLAAILQLGAHWAQAPSLLSALEATPDALHAAWNCDWSPLVEGLVPARNLFVLGRGTGLAAAQEAALKFKETCGLHAEAYSSAEVKHGPMALVGARFPVLAFAQPDETGTGTRAVVEEFRRRGAQVWLAGGGELPVAASPHPLCTPLLAIQSFYRAANALALRRSFNPDLPPHLNKVTETV; encoded by the coding sequence ATGCCCCTGCCACGCGAAACCGAAACCCTGATGCATGCCGAGGCCGCGCAGGCGGCCGACGTGGTCGCCGCGCAGTTCGTCCGCAACCGCGCCACCGTGGCGGCACTGGCCGGCACCCTGCGCAGCGCGCCGCCGCCGTTCGTGGTCACCTGCGCGCGCGGCAGTTCCGACCATGCCGCCACCTACGCCAAGTACCTGTTCGAGACCCAGCTGGGCATCGTCACTGCCTCGGCCTCGCCGTCGGTGGGCTCGGTGTACGAAGTGCCGCAGAAGCTGCGGGGCGCGCTGTACCTGGCGATCTCGCAATCCGGTGCGAGCCCTGACCTGCTGCGTAATGCCGAGGCCGCGCGTGCGGCCGGCGCGCGCGTGGTGGCGCTGGTCAACGTCGAGGATTCGCCACTGGCGCAGCTGGCTGAAACCGTCATTCCGCTCGGTGCAGGCCCCGAACGCAGCGTGGCCGCGACCAAGAGCTACATCGCCTCGCTGGCGGCGATCCTGCAGCTGGGCGCGCACTGGGCGCAGGCACCGTCGCTGCTGTCCGCGCTGGAGGCGACGCCCGACGCGTTGCATGCGGCGTGGAACTGCGACTGGTCGCCACTGGTCGAGGGCCTGGTACCGGCGCGCAACCTGTTCGTGCTTGGCCGTGGCACTGGGCTGGCCGCCGCGCAGGAAGCGGCGCTGAAGTTCAAGGAAACCTGCGGTCTGCATGCCGAGGCCTACAGCTCGGCCGAAGTGAAGCACGGGCCGATGGCGCTGGTGGGTGCGCGATTCCCGGTGCTGGCCTTCGCCCAGCCCGATGAAACCGGTACCGGAACGCGCGCGGTGGTGGAGGAATTCCGCCGCCGCGGCGCGCAGGTGTGGCTGGCCGGTGGCGGCGAACTGCCGGTCGCGGCCTCGCCGCATCCGCTGTGCACGCCGCTGCTGGCCATCCAGTCGTTCTACCGCGCCGCCAATGCGCTGGCGCTGCGCCGGAGCTTCAACCCGGACCTGCCTCCCCATCTGAACAAAGTCACCGAAACCGTATGA
- a CDS encoding transglycosylase SLT domain-containing protein, translated as MKSIALAMTGALAVVAALPALSQPQDAQREAMRRALEDAESGRLDGSRASALRQHPLYGWLEYARLRRGIEAVDTPQAQDFLKRYQGQPVAEAFRGVWLPALARRQDWSALLANWKPTSNTGLRCAELTARQSTGKADAQWTSEAQALWRSSGASLPDACDPVFAALEARGGLTPALRWERFDVAAAEQQPGVMRAAARGLPAAEQAMAMDYAAFVEKVHPRALGWPKNERSRKIAAIGLARLAKEDPAQAERLLPQYTSALQLDEAQRARVLYEIALWTVASYGPDSARRLAAVPESAYDERLHEWRVREAMARGDWAAALVAIGRMPAAQRNDPRWRYFEARLLDKTGKAAQARPLYSAAASTATFHGFLAADRLQQDYSLCPKEPDPAPALRSAVNRDPALRRAMELYAIGRTNWATLEWNDALGRFNDDQRRVAVAVAQDHGWFDRAVFSLKGAEEQRLYTLRFPLHHDGAIRREAERNAIDPAWVAAEIRAESTFYPQARSPANAMGLMQVLPATAADVARTTGLDYGGAASLYDPDTNIAIGTAYLRQLMDKYSGLPYVTIAAYNAGPTPTARWLSQRPGYEPDFWIETISYKETREYVARVLAFSVLYDWRLNGKAVPLTERMQGRIARPTKAFTCPG; from the coding sequence ATGAAATCCATTGCCCTCGCCATGACCGGTGCGCTCGCCGTTGTTGCCGCGCTCCCCGCCCTTTCCCAGCCCCAGGATGCCCAGCGCGAAGCTATGCGCCGCGCGCTCGAGGACGCCGAAAGCGGACGACTCGACGGCAGCCGCGCCAGCGCGCTGCGGCAGCATCCGCTCTACGGCTGGCTGGAATACGCACGCCTGCGCCGCGGTATCGAGGCCGTCGACACGCCCCAGGCGCAGGACTTCCTCAAGCGCTACCAGGGCCAGCCGGTGGCCGAGGCGTTCCGCGGCGTCTGGCTGCCCGCGCTGGCCCGTCGCCAGGACTGGAGCGCCCTGCTGGCCAACTGGAAGCCGACCAGCAACACCGGCCTGCGCTGCGCCGAACTCACTGCGCGCCAGTCCACCGGCAAGGCCGATGCGCAGTGGACAAGCGAGGCGCAGGCCCTGTGGCGCAGCAGCGGCGCGTCGCTGCCCGATGCCTGCGATCCGGTATTCGCCGCGCTCGAGGCACGCGGTGGCCTGACCCCGGCGTTGCGCTGGGAACGCTTCGATGTCGCCGCGGCCGAACAGCAGCCCGGCGTGATGCGGGCGGCCGCACGTGGCCTGCCCGCCGCCGAACAGGCCATGGCCATGGATTACGCTGCCTTCGTCGAGAAGGTCCATCCGCGTGCGCTGGGCTGGCCGAAGAACGAGCGCAGCCGGAAGATCGCCGCCATCGGCCTGGCCCGGCTGGCCAAGGAGGATCCGGCACAGGCCGAACGCCTGCTGCCGCAGTACACCAGTGCGCTGCAGCTGGACGAGGCCCAGCGCGCGCGGGTGCTGTACGAGATCGCGCTGTGGACGGTGGCATCGTACGGGCCGGATTCGGCGCGTCGCCTGGCGGCGGTACCGGAGTCGGCCTACGACGAGCGCCTGCACGAATGGCGTGTGCGCGAGGCGATGGCCCGGGGCGACTGGGCGGCGGCACTTGTCGCAATCGGCAGGATGCCGGCGGCGCAGCGCAACGATCCTCGCTGGCGCTACTTCGAGGCGCGCCTGCTGGACAAGACCGGCAAGGCCGCGCAGGCGCGGCCGCTGTACAGCGCTGCGGCCAGCACCGCAACCTTCCACGGCTTCCTCGCCGCCGACCGGCTGCAGCAGGACTACAGCCTGTGTCCGAAGGAGCCCGATCCGGCCCCGGCTCTGCGCAGCGCCGTCAACCGCGATCCGGCGCTGCGCCGGGCGATGGAGCTGTACGCCATCGGCCGCACCAACTGGGCCACGCTGGAATGGAACGACGCCCTGGGCCGCTTCAATGACGACCAGCGCCGCGTGGCGGTGGCCGTCGCCCAGGACCACGGCTGGTTCGATCGCGCCGTGTTCTCGCTCAAGGGTGCCGAGGAACAGCGTCTGTACACACTGCGCTTCCCGCTGCACCACGACGGGGCGATCCGCCGCGAGGCCGAACGCAACGCCATCGATCCGGCCTGGGTGGCCGCGGAGATCCGCGCCGAAAGCACGTTCTATCCGCAGGCACGCTCGCCGGCCAACGCAATGGGCCTGATGCAGGTGCTGCCGGCCACTGCCGCGGACGTGGCCCGGACCACCGGCCTGGACTACGGCGGCGCTGCCAGCCTGTACGACCCGGATACCAACATCGCCATCGGCACCGCCTACCTGCGCCAGCTGATGGACAAGTACTCCGGCCTGCCGTACGTGACCATCGCCGCCTACAACGCCGGCCCCACGCCGACGGCGCGCTGGCTGTCGCAGCGCCCGGGTTACGAGCCGGACTTCTGGATCGAGACCATCAGCTACAAGGAAACGCGCGAGTACGTGGCCCGCGTGCTGGCCTTCAGCGTGCTCTACGACTGGCGCCTCAACGGCAAGGCGGTACCGCTGACCGAACGCATGCAGGGCCGCATCGCCAGGCCGACCAAGGCGTTCACCTGCCCGGGCTGA
- a CDS encoding multifunctional CCA addition/repair protein yields the protein MKTYLVGGAVRDSLLGLAPGDRDWVVVGATQPQMEALGFRAVGKDFPVFLHPDTGEEHALARTERKSGRGYRGFVVDADPSVTLEEDLQRRDFTLNAIARDEETGELFDPYGGVRDIQHRVLRHVGPAFVEDPLRVLRAARFMARLAPLGFSIAPETMALMRQMVDSGELDALVPERVWQELRRALASAQPSAFLRTLHECGALGVILPEVEALYGVPQRAEFHPEVDTGRHQEMVSDMAARLAPGDDLAGFAALTHDLGKALTPKDQLPRHIMHEQRGVAPLRELASRLKVPAEHQQLAEAVCREHLNVHRIDELRDATVLELLSRCDGFRRPERIARIALVCECDKRGRLGFEDSDYPQGETLRRLHRAALSVQARDMDTSQLKGPAIGEALKKARIAAISAAR from the coding sequence ATGAAGACCTATCTCGTCGGTGGCGCGGTTCGTGATTCCCTGCTGGGCCTGGCGCCCGGCGACCGGGACTGGGTGGTGGTCGGCGCCACCCAGCCACAGATGGAAGCACTGGGATTCCGCGCGGTGGGCAAGGACTTCCCGGTGTTCCTGCATCCGGATACCGGCGAGGAACATGCGCTGGCGCGCACCGAGCGCAAGTCCGGTCGCGGCTACCGCGGCTTCGTGGTCGACGCCGACCCGTCGGTGACGCTGGAAGAAGACCTGCAGCGCCGCGACTTCACCCTCAATGCCATTGCCCGCGACGAGGAGACCGGCGAACTGTTCGATCCGTATGGCGGCGTGCGTGACATCCAGCACCGCGTGCTGCGCCACGTCGGTCCCGCCTTCGTCGAGGATCCGCTGCGGGTGCTGCGTGCGGCACGTTTCATGGCCCGCCTCGCGCCGCTGGGTTTCAGTATCGCCCCCGAAACCATGGCGCTGATGCGGCAGATGGTCGACAGCGGCGAACTCGATGCACTGGTGCCCGAACGCGTTTGGCAGGAACTGCGCCGAGCGCTGGCCAGTGCGCAGCCCTCGGCATTCCTGCGCACCCTGCACGAGTGCGGCGCGCTGGGCGTCATCCTGCCCGAGGTCGAAGCGCTTTACGGCGTGCCGCAGCGCGCCGAGTTCCATCCCGAGGTCGATACCGGCCGCCACCAGGAAATGGTCAGCGACATGGCCGCGCGACTGGCCCCGGGCGACGACCTGGCCGGCTTTGCCGCGCTCACCCATGACCTGGGCAAGGCGCTGACCCCGAAGGACCAGCTCCCGCGCCACATCATGCACGAGCAGCGCGGTGTGGCCCCGCTGCGCGAACTGGCCTCTCGTCTGAAGGTGCCGGCAGAACACCAGCAGCTGGCCGAGGCCGTGTGCCGCGAGCACCTCAACGTGCACCGCATCGACGAGCTGCGCGATGCCACCGTGCTGGAACTGCTGTCGCGCTGCGATGGCTTCCGCCGCCCCGAGCGCATCGCCCGGATCGCGCTGGTGTGCGAATGCGACAAGCGTGGCCGGCTGGGTTTCGAGGACAGCGACTATCCGCAGGGCGAAACCCTGCGACGGCTGCATCGCGCCGCGCTGTCGGTGCAGGCGCGCGACATGGACACCAGCCAGCTCAAGGGCCCGGCCATCGGCGAAGCACTGAAGAAAGCACGCATCGCCGCCATCAGCGCGGCGCGCTGA